The Styela clava chromosome 2, kaStyClav1.hap1.2, whole genome shotgun sequence genome contains a region encoding:
- the LOC120335558 gene encoding uncharacterized protein LOC120335558: MEPYPPAFEDVPAIQIYRGKEVRKYGVVKKKSGGRKIPLIQSKYETRFVIISRGWVYYYKDKSSDKPQGKFSLQGFSNTVINAEEEQSSMPFVFKIYSKKANERTWFFSTENTSDMHEWMEAFRLEIEQYNVKGFSDIRHSQSCPNPIKKPHPHLEASNGRSHSVHDNAVPFPQRLKQQPHSNVSSCTNVTITSGIGSSTSSMTEQPDDLYEPFEPSGSDEWDSDPDSDYETPNFVSTSTAHHGNIAQHSAMIHSPTLTPKFQSPTSSVPHFTHTNRNIRSYSHTSPPTERSHEPFHFPQKSPMISPKHSFPRPHSVAVGEFGFNSLADELNKKMFPGRVSSQLQPPSRPISNIPKYSPPTHSPPALRQRADTKQNWTPRVTDMPKSSILPSRFSPKENLPIHSSTNPHHNRMRSEGVGGYGKQQNLSPEFKRHSMPCLTIQAQLNEQLSAKLGTDLKAPQPGPKPQRPKSIANTANEDNFQRPGGYRPLQSPSTKPLPPLPEPQDERNSFTEFHENPIDWPDRAPPLPPENKRSGWPVVTSPKDNVFSGQQYRPHDFNNAHGPPFAIDKTSHLSPNKTSHLSPMSPPKQFYSPPPQPGTIFPMPPALPSKPNSKFLYNNTSLSTGNQPASEQYDDNLLPEPEGPYDIPLEDDPDQSYESPYSDSDAITEIVYQDEEVVPMSQDRPGISPKPVPNSPGAAVFRGPVVPKVPALKPKVPIGKPSSASIESKSTVMSTSNKPDQNPVNSWKSNPRFPTSTTNSPQKTTLDIADGNKPAWLQTKLKPTQADTPTKVTPAWQQQEPVKGMSNPRSPPKTFLSQQKQANNSKWNHHSYEPNSKSTDNKGIPPPMPKTPKPNLTPKLKDFSHGVSKPPPPIKPKPDTKQMSGVAAMRERFNQ; this comes from the exons ATGGAGCCATACCCACCTGCATTCGAAGATGTTCCAGCCATACAGATATATAGGGGAAAGGAGGTGCGGAAATATGGTGTTGTTAAAAAGAAATCAGGAGGGAGAAAAATCCCATTAATACAAAGTAAAT ATGAAACACGTTTTGTGATTATCAGCAGAGGTTGGGTTTATTATTACAAAGACAAATCATCTGATAAGCCACAAGGAAAGTTTTCGCTTCAAGGATTCAGCAATAC AGTCATCAATGCAGAGGAAGAACAGTCAAGTATGCCCtttgtattcaaaatatacAGCAAGAAAGCAAATGAAAGAACATGGTTCTTTTCTACAG AAAACACCTCAGACATGCATGAATGGATGGAAGCTTTTCGTCTAGAGATTGAACAATATAATGTTAAAG GCTTCTCAGATATTCGTCATAGTCAATCATGTCCTAATCCTATTAAAAAACCACATCCTCATCTGGAGGCAAGCAATGGCAGATCACATAGTGTCCATGACAATGCTGTTCCATT CCCACAGAGACTTAAACAACAACCGCATAGCAATGTGTCATCATGCACCAATGTAACAATTACAAGTGGGATTGGTAGTTCTACATCCTCTATGACGGAACAACCAGATGATCTATATGAACCGTTTGAACCCAGTg GATCTGACGAATGGGATTCTGACCCAGATTCTGACTATGAAACCCCCAACTTCGTGTCTACATCAACAGCACACCATGGCAATATAGCTCAACACTCGGCTATGATTCATTCTCCTACTCTCACACCAAAATTTCAAAGCCCCACTTCAAGTGTCCCACATTTTACGCATACTAATAGGAATATCAGAAGTTATAGTCATACATCACCTCCGACTGAGAGAAGCCACGAGCCATTTCACTTTCCACAAAAAAGTCCAATGATCTCTCCAAAACATTCTTTTCCTCGGCCTCATTCAGTTGCTGTGGGAGAATTCGGTTTTAATTCATTGGCtgatgaattgaataaaaaaatgtttcctGGCAGAGTTTCAAGTCAATTGCAGCCTCCATCTCGTCCAATTTCTAACATACCAAAATATAGTCCTCCAACTCATAGTCCTCCAGCACTGCGCCAACGCGCTGATACCAAACAGAACTGGACACCCAGAGTAACTGACATGCCGAAATCAAGTATTCTCCCATCTCGCTTTTCCCCCAAAGAAAACCTTCCAATTCATTCTTCAACAAATCCACATCACAATCGAATGAGATCTGAAG GAGTGGGTGGCTACGGGAAACAGCAAAATTTATCACCTGAATTCAAACGTCATTCTATGCCATGTTTAACAATCCAAGCACAACTCAATGAGCAACTGTCAGCTAAGCTTG GTACAGATCTTAAGGCTCCTCAACCTGGTCCCAAGCCTCAAAGACCAAAGAGTATAGCAAATACAG CCAATGAAGACAATTTTCAAAGACCAGGTGGATACAGACCGTTACAATCACCTTCCACCAAGCCTCTCCCTCCACTTCCAGAACCCCAAGATGAAAGGAACAGTTTCACTGAGTTTCATGAAAATCCTATTGATTGGCCAGATAGGGCGCCTCCATTACCACCTGAGAATAAACGCAGTGGCTGGCCTGTTGTTACAAGCCCAAAAGATAATGTATTTTCAGGACAACAATATCGACCACATGATTTTAATAATGCCCATGGTCCTCCATTTGCTATAGATAAAACATCCCACTTATCGCCTAATAAAACATCCCACCTCTCGCCTATGTCACCTCCAAAACAGTTTTATTCCCCTCCTCCTCAGCCAGGTACAATATTCCCAATGCCACCTGCTCTTCCTAGTAAGCCTAATAGTAAATTTTTGTACAATAACACATCTCTTTCGACTGGCAATCAACCAGCATCTGAACAATATGATGATAATCTTTTGCCAGAGCCTGAGGGACCTTATGATATTCCATTAGAAGATGATCCTGATCAGTCATATGAGTCTCCATACTCAGATTCTGATGCCATCACAGAAATAGTTTATCAAGATGAAGAAGTTGTACCAATGTCCCAGGATCGTCCTGGAATATCACCCAAGCCTGTGCCAAATAGTCCTGGCGCAGCTGTGTTCAGGGGTCCAGTTGTTCCGAAGGTCCCTGCATTGAAACCAAAAGTTCCGATCGGAAAACCATCCTCTGCTTCAATTGAGAGTAAAAGCACTGTCATGTCTACATCCAACAAACCAGATCAAAATCCAGTCAATTCCTGGAAGTCAAATCCGCGCTTTCCAACATCAACAACGAATAGCCCACAAAAAACTACATTAGATATTGCTGATGGTAACAAACCAGCATGGTTGCAAACCAAACTCAAGCCTACACAGGCTGATACACCCACGAAGGTAACGCCTGCTTGGCAACAACAGGAACCAGTTAAAGGTATGTCTAATCCTCGGTCTCcaccaaaaacatttttgtcGCAACAAAAGCAAGCCAATAATTCTAAATGGAACCACCATTCATATGAACCAAATTCAAAGTCAACAGATAATAAGGGAATTCCACCACCTATGCCTAAGACACCCAAACCTAATTTAACACCAAAGCTCAAGGATTTTTCACATGGTGTAAGTAAACCCCCACCACCAATAAAACCAAAACCAGATACTAAACAAATGTCCGGTGTTGCAGCAATGCGTGAAAGATTCAATCAGTGA